The Thermotoga caldifontis AZM44c09 genomic interval CCCTGCTCGAGGAACGTTACATAAGCGAGAGTGTTCATCGTCAGTCGCTGGAAGAGCTCGAGAGCATGAATTATTCAGGCAAGCCTGTGTTCAACATGGATGAAGAAGTGTTCTGGAGGGTGGTCAGAGAGCTCAAAGACATCGGTTACGGCCTGGACGAGCTGAGGCAGGGTTACAGGATATACACGACTCTGGACAGAAAGCTTTCGCAGGCCGCGCTGGGTCTGGCTCCAAACATCGTCGTCGAGGCGATAGACCCGATGTCCGGTGCGGTGCTGGTTTACAAAGGTGTCGGTCTGACCTATCCTGAAGGCAGGAGACTGCTCGGATCGGCGATCAAACCTCTGTATTACTATCTCGCCGTTCTGGAAGGCTGGTCAGTGGACAGCGAGCTGATCGATCTGCCGCTGAAGATCGGTGACTGGACTCCTGAGAACTTCGACAAGCGTTACCGAGGCGTCGTCACGATGAGGCAGGCGCTCATCGATTCTCTGAACGTACCTTCGGTGAATCTGTTCATGCAGCTCGGAAGAGAAAAGGTGATCGATTTTCTCAAGAACGAGTTGAAGATCGAAGGTTATTATCCGAACGATATGACGATCGCCCTCGGCACGCTCGAAACCGCACCGGAGGAAGTTTTGAAAGCATACGCGGCCATCTTCAACGGCGGTGCCGTTCTGAAACCGTACATCGTGCAGCACATCGAGGATCCCAACGGAAGAACAGTTTACGAAGCTTCTGTGAGGGTTATCAACGTTGTCATGGCCAGGAAACTCAGTCCCATGGAATCTTCGGCCGTCTTGCTCGATGTGATGCGTGAGGTCGTCGAGAGGGGAACCGGCGTGCGCGCACGGCAGAAGGTTCCCGTTGCTGGCAAGACGGGCACTTCTTCCAAAACGGCCTGGTTCGTCGGGGGTGATCAAACCTTCATCATGGCGGTGGCCGTGGACGGTGAAAACCTCACGGGGGGTGCCAACGCTGCCCCGATCTGGTCCCAACTCGTGTCCAACTACAACTACCGTGGCAGAATGCCGAATTGGATCGTGCAGTCTCGTCTGACAGTGAAAACCACCCTGCCATCGCTGACGCTCGACGTGGACAGGATCATGCGGTGGCTCGAGGAAGGTTATTTGAGTCTTGAAACGCTCGCTGAACTCGTTTCCAAACTGGATAGTTCAGCCATGCTCGATTTTCTGAGCAGTGTGAACGAACGATCTCCACAGCTCGCCAAACAGCTCTGGGAACTGATCAGAACGAAACGCACCTGGTGAACATTTTTGTCGAGAGAGAAACGTCGATGAAAACTGTCATGAGTAGAATGAGATCCGTGTGGCTACGAAGGTACGCGTTCACAGTTTTGTTTTTGATCGTCTGTGTGGTTTCAGGTGTGATCATCTACTTCAAGGCGCGCATAAACGCCAGTTATTTTGTCTTTCTGCCAGGATACAGTTCCAGGGCCGGTATAGAGCAGATAGACAACGAAGAGCTGAAGGCCTTTTTCAAGATCGTAAAGAAATTCAACGATGGATCTCAATTCGTGGTGCTCGCACACCATCCTGAAGGTTTTTTAGCAGCCCAGGCGCTGCTCAGACTCAACGAACTTCAGAACCAACTTTCCAACCTTCCCTGCGTGAAAAACGTGCTCAGCGTCCTCAACTACAGCTTCAGGAAACCTTACTTCGATGGTTCGAAACTCGACGAAGAGATCCTCACCGATCCCGAAGCGAGCTCCTTCATCTCGAAGGATGCAAGGTACGTGCTCTTGCACTGCACGCTGAGTCCAGGCTACAACGAGGACAAGGCTTTGAGTGAGATAGAGAAGGTTTTGAACGATTTTCAAGATCTGAACGCCCTCGCCTTCGGCCAGCTTGTGATAAACAAACACCTTTTCCGCGAGATCATCCATCAGATCTCCATCTATCCGGCCATCACTTTTCTGGTGATACTGCTCATCTTCTATCTGCAGACGAGATCTTTGAAGGCGAGCCTGGTTTCACTTTTGATACCAGTCGAAGCGAATCTGATCGTGTACGCTGTGGTCAGTTCGGCCGGTATCGAGCTCAACACGATGAGCGTCATGTGTGTGAGCTTCCTGCTCATCATCGGTTCGGCTTACGGGCTACACTTTTACAACGGCGTGGTGAGGTTCAAAGATCGGGTGAGACAAGAGATGTTCAGACCGATCTTCTTTTCCATGTTGACCACCTGCGTCGGCTTTCTCTCTTTCCTGTTCGTTGAGATAACAGCTTTCAAGCATCTTGGACTCATGGTCTCTTCGGGTCTCGCACTCGTGTTTCTCATCCTGTTCACCTCTGGCTACGAACTTCTGCGCGAAGAGAGAGCCGTCCAGCACCGAACGGTCCTGCTCGGGTTCGGAAATGAAAGGCTTGGACGCGTCCTGCTGATGGTTTCGTTGATCCTGGTTGTGGTGACGTTTTTATCTCTGTCACGGATAGAAGTCGGCATGGACCAGGCTTCTTATTTCTCCAAGGGCAGCGATGTCGGAAGAGCTCTGGACATCCTCACGAAGCAGTTTTCTTACAGAGAGCCTGTGTACATCATGGTCGAGAAAGAGAGCCTCTTCACGGCGAAAGATTCTCAGCTCATCTCAGAACTTCTGAACGAGCTGCGCCAGATTGAAGGTGTATCGTCGGTTCAGTTCCCCGTGAGCTATCCCGTACCGAGTCTGGTGCTGCTGTCACGTTTTCAGCCTGCGATACGTTACTTCGTGGCCGACGGCAAGACGGTCAGGATCGTCGTGAACATGACGGAGCAAGCTTACAGGAAGGCCGGAGAACTGAAGAACAGGATCACACAGGTGTTGAAGAATTATCCAGATTACCACTTCACCGTTGCGAGTGCGGCGTTCATCGTGGATCAGATCAATGCGAGCATCGTCACCAGTCAGGCTCAGAGCCTGTCTGTCTCTTTGCTGCTGATCTTTGGCTCGGTCCTGTTCGCGTTCAGAAACGTCCTTCTCTCCTTGCTGATCGTCGTTCCCGTTCTGCTCACCGCGATTCTGAACTTCTTTTTCATCGCGCTGCTGGGGCTGAGACTCGACGTGGCCACATCCATCGTTGCCAGCATCCTCGTGGGATTGGTGGTCGATTACTCGATCCACCTCGCACACGATATGAGAAGGACGAGGGACGTTTCTGCCTCCGTGAAGAACATCTCCATGCCGGTACTCGCCAACGGGCTGGGATTGATCGGAGGTTTCTGCGTCCTCAGCTTTTCGAAGCTTGCCCTGTTCAGAAACGTTTCGCTTTTGCTCATCCTCGGCATCGGTTTTGGACTCTCTTTCACGCTCCTCTCTCAGCCGATTCTGATAGAATGGTTCTTCAAGCGTACCACGAAGACTGAAAGAACTTCATGTGGTCACTGAGTAGATCCTGTGGACGAAGGATCCTTCGTAATTGTAGCTTTCAACTTTCTCCACGCGCCAGTTTTTCGGAAGGATCAGATCCAAGTTCACCTGTCTGTCCTCCAGGTTGACCACGTGGATTTTCAGTGTTCCGTCGCGCTCGAAACTGCTGACGATGAGAAAACCGTCGGATTCGATCGACCATGCCTGGTACGGTTTCACCAGTTCGATCAGTTCTTCCGCTTCGAACGGATGCGAGAAGGTATAGCAGTAGTTCAAATAGTTGAAGAACAGAAAGTTGGCCTTCTCCATCCTCTTTCTCCAGTTCGGATCGTTGAAGTACGCAGAGAAGTTAAGCAGGGAAAGTATCTGCTCGAGCATGAGCTGCTCTTCTGTTTTGACGCTCTGAACGAGCCTATCGTAGGTTTCTTTCCAGACGATCTTCTCGTTCCCGAAAGGTGAATAACCCAAGAAGATCTTCTTCCCACCAAAGTTTTTGATCTTCTCGAGCTCGGTTTCTTCGAATATGGGTGGTACCAGTAAGATTTCCACACCGTCGAAGTTGTCCCACACGACCCTGTAATCTATTCCGTGCCTGATCAGTTCGTGCTGCGCCGCGAAGAAGGGCAAATACGTTCTCTCCCAGTGGAACGTGAGCGAATCGTAAGGATGGAAGATCGCGATCTTGCCGGTCTTCTTTCCATAGCAGTCTTTCCAGACACCGTTTTCGCCTTTGAACCAGCTGTGGTAATCTGCGATCTGCTTCCGAACGTTTTCGAACTCGTCGGCCGTGAGGAGCGTCCATCGACCGTTGTGGAAATATTCGGTGCCTTTCAAAACCATGATCGAATCGTTGGCGTAGGCTTCTGCCATTCCCTGCAGATAGTTTCTGATGGGATAGACTGCGTCTGCACCTATGCCGAGCATGTAGGGTACCGAAGTGACTGGTTTCCCACTGGAGTGCGCGTGTGCGATCCTGTAGGTCATCGTGTTGAAAATCTGCAAGTTTTGAAACTTTCTCGGAAGCTGGTGGTTCTCTATCATGACCAGATCCTGCACCCTGAAGGCATCCCTCAAGTCCACACCCGCCATGACTGCGAGTTTGCTCAGACACGCTTCGAACGAATTCGAAGAGATGATCACGTTCGGATTGATCGATCTCGCAAGCTTTGAAAGTTGGCTCAAGGTGTCCCAAAGCACTCTTCTTCGCCAGATCAGATAAGCCCTCGACTCAACGTTCTCAGATAGGTACTCAGGGATGCCTTTGACTTTGAAGCCCAAACCTTCCGCGAACTCTCTGAACTGTCTCTGGCATCTGTCGCAGTAGCACGGTCTGAAACCGAACCACGAACCGAACACGTTGTCGAAGAAGACTCCGTCGGCCCCGGCTTCGACTATGCCCTTCACGATCTCAGCCAGATGTTGCCTCCACTCTCCGTCCGTGGGACAGGTCAGATACCGTCCCGAGTAGTAGTTGATCTTGTTTCCGTACTGATCCATCGCGTACCATCTCTTCGTCACGTGAGAACCATCGAAGACGACGTTCGAAAATTGCACGTATCCGAAGACTTTCAATCCTTCTTCGTGGTACTCTGAGACCGTGCGTTTGAAGTACTCGTGGTCTTCCTTCTCGATCTCGGGTGGAAAGCCCCAGTTGTACGTGCAGTAGGCCCAGTTGTAGCCCATCTGGTTCAACCGCCTCGCCCCGATCTTCAGGCCTCCTTCGATGTGCACCTTTTCATCGATCGCCGTGCCAGGAAACTTCACCCTGTTTATCCTGATCGTTCCAGGGCCCGCCCACATGTAAACTGGAAAGTGGTTCCACTTCTCTACCATTTCGACACCTCCGTTTCTCCTCGTTCGATCTGTGAGATCACGGCCGCAGCGTAACCGCTCCAGGCCTGATGCAGCGACCCTCTATGAAAGCACGGTGAGTAGTACTCGACCAGGTTCACCCAGCCCCTTTCGAGCGAGTATCTCCACCAGCTGAGCAGAGGATAGGTGTAATCCAGACCGAATCGGGCCTTCGCCAGCGCGTACGCACAGCTCAGATACGGCCAGCAACCCCCGTTGTGGTACCTGTAAGGAAACGCGCTCTTTCCAAACAGATGCGATCTCTTTCTGTAGTGGGGCCAGACAGTCATCACACCCCAGTCTCCGTAAGGCTGCTGGTGGTTGTTCCTCGTTTCCAGAAACTGCTCCATCTTCAAAAGAGAAGAGATGGCTCTTCGCTCGTCGGCAACATCGAAGACGATCGAAACCACCGTGTCCAGGCTGATGTGATCTTCAACGTAACTACCGATGAAATCGACGAAGTAACCCTTTCCATCGTCGAAGAGGACCCCGTTGAACCGCCTTCTTGCCCTCAGATAGTCCTCCTCGAAACGCTTCGCGGTCTCGTGCATGCCAGAAAGCGAGAGCAGTTTCGAAGCTTCCCTGAGTGCCGCGACGTGGAGCGCGGCATCGTAACTGACGTATCCGTTCCTGAACACGTTGTCGGCCCAGTCTTTGCAATCGAAGGGTTTCATGAAAAGGTCATCTCGAACGAACTTTTCAGCGTGTCTTAGGACCTTGACCACTTTGTCCAAGAGGGTATCAGAATCGACACGCTCTTTAAGGATCGAAACATCTTCAGTGACGTTCACGTACTTTGACAGCAACAGCACGAAGAGAAAGCCAGAATCGTGATGGTCACTCCACCAGTCGTTGTTGTACCTGACGTTCTCCATTATCGTACGGTTTTCTCTCCTTAGTTCCCTCAGCAAGGTCTTCTCTTCTTCCGTCAGGAACATGACGCCGCTGGGACAACCATCGTCGTGGACGGCGCTGGCCAGTGTCAGAATCTGATTCCTCACCAGATCGGTCCTCACACCGAGAACGCTCAGACAGGTCCAGAAAGAGTCTCTGAAGTAGGTTCTCGGCGGGAAAGAGTAGTTCACACCCGCGACGAAGGCGAAATTTTCCCCGAGATCTTTCCAGTTGCTGAGCGCCGTGTGGAGTGCGAAGAGGGCGAGACTCCTCACCGGCTCGTTCACATTTTCAGGAACGTGCCTTTTCAAAAACTCGTTGTAAGCGAGGTTCTCTTTCTGCTCATCGTGGCTTGATTTCTCGGTGGTGAAGCGAATCTTCAAATTTTTACCTTCTTCAGCTGTCAGTTCGAATTTGAACGATCTGTCGTTTTTTCTTTGAAAATTTTCGATCCTGCAGTTGAGTGTTTCGATCGTCACGAGCCCTGAGATGTTCATTTCAGAGCCGTTCACCGCGACGCTGAGCGGACTTCTGAAGCTGTAGGTTGCACCGAACGGAACTTTGAACTCCTTCTCTAAGGGGGCTTTGAATTCGATCGACAGTTTCTTCGTCCCCGCGATCTCCCACAGGATCGATCGACTGAAGGCTGAAGTGAAGATCTTCCAGCTCGCCCTTCCACTCTCGAACTCACATCCGTTCGGCCAGAGGGAGCATTTGGCTGGTCGTTGAAGTTCGATGTTGAGGAATTCGATCAAAAGGCCACTCTTTGAGGAGAACAACCGATGTGGCATTCCATCTTTCAGAATCATGGTCAGTTCCAGGTTTGACAGAACGTACTCTTTTGGAATTTCGTGCTCATAAACGATGGAATTGTTCAGGAAAGTGTACTTCAATCTTCATCCCTCACTTGATCGCACCCGTCGTGATGCCCTTGACGAAATATTTCTGCAGGGCGATGAAGACGATCAGAACCGGTACCATGGACAGAACCGTCATGGCCAGCAAGGGACCCCACTGCACGATGTGCTCGCCCGCGTACGTACCGAGCGCGAGCTGTATCGTGTAGAGCTTCGGTGAACCCACGACGATCAGTGGCCACAGAAAATCGTTCCATCGCCAGGTGAAAGACAGCACGGCAAGCGCGGCGACGAGTGGTTGCGATAGGGGCAGAACGATCCTGAAGAAGATTTGAAACTCGTTGGCACCGTCTATCCTCGCACTCTCTATAACGGAATCAGGTATCGCGGAGATCATGTACTTCTGCGCGAGAAAGATCCCCGTCGGTGTTGCCGCTGGTGGTATGATGAGTCCCCACAGTGTGTTTATCATGCCGAGCTTGGACAGTACCAGATAGATCGGCACCATGATGACCTGAAGTGGAATCATGAGCGTGGAGAGGATGAACGTAGAAACGTAGTTTTTGAATCTGAACTGGTACTTAGCCAGTGCGTACCCTCCCATCACGCTTATCAACACAGTCACGAGGGTGGCCGACAGAGAAACCACGAAAGAATTTCTGAAGAACAGGCCGAACTGAGTCCTGTGCAGCACTTGAACGAAGTTGGTGAGTGTGGGTTGGCTGATCAGCTTCGGAGGCCATGAGAACAGATCTTTTTCCTCTTTGAAGCTCGAAAAGATCGTCCAGACGATGGGTGAGATGTACAAAAAAGCGAAGAGATAAACTGAAACGTTCAGAACGATCAGCAGCGCCTTTTTCATACTTCTTCCTCCAGGATCTTGAACTGAAGTAACGATAGTGTCACCAGGATCGCGAACAGGATCACAGACATGGCTGAAGCCATGCCAAGCTTGCGTTCGAGGAACGCCGTGTAATAAATCTTCTGCGCAAGCACGGTGGTGGCCGTTCCAGGACCTCCCGCGGTGAACACGTAGATGATCTCGAAGCTTCTCATCGACATGATCGTGCTCAGAACGAGTACCAGTACAGCTGTGGGTCTGAGCAACGGGAAGATGATCTTCCAGAACCTCACCCATCGGCCTGCACCGTCTAAGGCGGCCGCTTCGTAAACTTCCGTCGGAATGGCTGTCAATGCCGAATTGAACATGACCATGAAATAACCTGCGACGTTCCAGACCGTGACCAGCACGACGCTCAGAAAGGCGAGCCTTCGATCCAGAAGCCAGGGAATCGGTGAAAGATTGTTCTTCAGAAGGAGTATATTGATCAAACCGGCATCGTAGTCGAGAAACCATTTCCAGGAAACGCCTATTATCGATGGAGATAGCAACCAGGGCCAGTAGAACAGCGCCCTCAGAAAAGCCCTGCCTTTGATGAGGTCAGAACTCGTTATCACCGCAAGGAACAGAGAGGTGAAGAACGCGAGTGGAACCACCATGGCAGAGTAAATGAAGGTCCTCAACAAGATCTTTGGAAAACCGCTTTCGGCGCCGAACAGGTAACGGAAATTCGAAAGGCCCACGAATTTTCCCGAGAACCTGAGCATGTCGTAGTCCGTGAAGGAGAAGTAGAAGCTGCTCAGGGCCGGTGTAACGACGAAGATCGTGAATATGACAAGGTTCGGTAACAGGAAAAACCAGGCGTAGTACTGTCTCTTCAAGTCCCATCTACTCCTTTGAAAGCCCGGGCGTGCTGCCCGGGCCCTTCTGAATCACTTTCCAGCGGCTTTTCTCAGTATCGCGGCCAGTTCTTTGAAGGCCTGCTCCGGTGTCTTCTCTTTCGCTATCGCGGCTTTGATGTGGTCGTTTATCACCGTTCTGTTGGCCTGAACGATCGCCGCGGTGTCGGGATCGTACCAGTCGGGCACCATACTACCGCGTGTCGATTCGGCCAGATCCTTCATAACGACGGCGTACACTTCACTGATCAACGGATCTTCGATCTTGACTTTGTCGGCCAGATCCTTGCGATCCGGTATGAGGTAGAGCTTGCCCGCGAACTCGGCCAGATTCTCCTCGTTCGTCAGGAAGAACGCCAGAGCGGCACCCTTCTCGGTGAACGGCACGATGTACTTTCCTCCGGTCATCACGGCGCGCTCACGTTTGTACGGCCACATGATCACGCCCCAGTCGAACTTCAACTGTTCTCTGAACTGTGCGAGCATCCAGGTTCCAGACACGTACATCGCTGCGAGTCCGTTCTGGAAGTATTTTGCAGGGGCATCACCCGTCAACCAGACGGCTTTGGGTATCAGATCTTCGTCGTGCAGTTTCACGAAGAACTCGAGCGCCTCGATGGATTCCTTCGAATCGATTATGATGTTCTTTCCTTCCCTGTCCCATATGCCTCCACCGAACACGTACAGCAAGTTCGAGAACCTGTAAGGACTGAAGTCGTAAACCAGCGCGTACCTCGCCGCACCGCTCTGCTTGATCTTCTTCATGGCTGCGTACCACTCGTCGATGGTCCACGGCCTGTCCTTGGGCGGTTCGATGCCAGCCTTTCTGAAGATCTCTTTGTTGTAGAAGATTGCGTGCGCGTCAGACGTGTAGGGGATACCAACGACCTTGTTGTACTTCTCGTAGAGCTTCTTGAAACCTGCTTTGTAGAAGGACACGTTTTCGAGCCATTCTTCGAACTTCATCCCTGTGTATTTCTCCACCAGCGGTTTCAGATCGATCGCGTAATCCACCCACGGGAGCAGATCCGTTTCTCTCGCCACGTCCGGTGGAGAGCCAGCCTTCGCCATCGCGGCAAGTTTGGGCTTGTACTCCAGATAGTAGGGCAGGTTCAGTATCACCACCTTTTCACCCGTTTGCTTCGTGAACCTTTCAGTCTGAGCCGTGATGAGGTCGAAATCAGGCCCATCGGTGAACCACATGAGCACGGTGTCTGCAAAGATCGATATCGCAGCGACTGCCAGAAGAACGACCAGCAACCTCTTCATACAAACACCTCCTCCCTGAAGATTCGAATCACAGTCCCATGAACCTCTGCTGAACGGCAAAAACGGCTCCAAGCGCAACGTCGAAATCTTCGATCAAGCCTTTGTGCAGATTCAGATTCTCGTGGAACTGGGATGGAAGGATTTGCTTCAAAGTTGGTATCATTATTTCGACGATGCGTTCGTAATGTTTGTGCCCGATCCTGCCCTTGATGACGATTTGTTGTGGATCGAAAAGCAGTATCGCGTTCGCAAGGGCCGCGGCGACGTGCCTCAGACCACTGATCAACAGGCACTCGAATTTCCCGTCGATTTGCACATCGAAGATGTCTTCGACGTTCACCTTCGCATCTTTCAGTCTGATCGTGATCGCGTGTCCAGAAAAACGTCTTGCCAGATGCCCGAAATCTTCGATTTCACAAAGCTCAGGCTCTGAACGATCCAGGTCTGTGACCATCCAGCCGAACTCCCCCGCCTTGCCGTAAAAGCCCTCATATATCTTCCCGTTCAGTAGAACTGCGGAGCCAAGACCGCTGTCTATGAAAACGAAGAGAACGTTCTGAGCGCCTTTTGCAGCACCCACGCGGTGTTCGGCCAGTGCGGCAGCCTTCACCCTGTTCACAACGATCACGTTCAGGTTCAACCTCTCTGTCAGAACGGATGCAAGATCGAAGTTCGTCAGACCGAGCGCTGGTGCGGTCCTCACCACACGACTCGTCGGATCCACCATCCCTGCTATGCCTATGCCCACACCGAGGATCTTCTCCTTCGGCAAACTGTTTTTTTCGAGCGAGCGTTCCACTCTCTCCTGGCACAGATCAATGAGTTGATCTTTCTGCAAACTGTCGATCTTCTCCTGCTCCGAGTGGACGATGCGACCTGACAGGTCTGTGACGATCAGTTCGAAGTAACGTTCTTCCAGTTCGATACCGACGCAGTACCAGGCATCGGGCACGAACTTCAGCGACACCTTTGGCCTACCGGCCGGCATCTTCCTCGTTCCAGATTCGACCACCAGGCCCATTTTGATCAACCTTGCCACGACGTTCGTCACCAGTGGTTTGCTGATGGA includes:
- a CDS encoding transglycosylase domain-containing protein produces the protein MRWRLIGFLCGFFLTIVVLSYFYVQFTKDLPSPESRIPTGLLLMYSDGTPMSLPRSFWVRLEDVPPYFLNALLVSEDKRFYFHVGIDPLGIARAVVRNISSMSISEGGSTITQQLARTLYLSPKVSWQRKIREMFIALWLERHRTKEEILQMYINSVYMGNGLYGFASASRYYFGKDLSEINLNEAALLVGVLRSPENFNPLRDWQIAKRKAKTVLDALLEERYISESVHRQSLEELESMNYSGKPVFNMDEEVFWRVVRELKDIGYGLDELRQGYRIYTTLDRKLSQAALGLAPNIVVEAIDPMSGAVLVYKGVGLTYPEGRRLLGSAIKPLYYYLAVLEGWSVDSELIDLPLKIGDWTPENFDKRYRGVVTMRQALIDSLNVPSVNLFMQLGREKVIDFLKNELKIEGYYPNDMTIALGTLETAPEEVLKAYAAIFNGGAVLKPYIVQHIEDPNGRTVYEASVRVINVVMARKLSPMESSAVLLDVMREVVERGTGVRARQKVPVAGKTGTSSKTAWFVGGDQTFIMAVAVDGENLTGGANAAPIWSQLVSNYNYRGRMPNWIVQSRLTVKTTLPSLTLDVDRIMRWLEEGYLSLETLAELVSKLDSSAMLDFLSSVNERSPQLAKQLWELIRTKRTW
- a CDS encoding efflux RND transporter permease subunit; translated protein: MKTVMSRMRSVWLRRYAFTVLFLIVCVVSGVIIYFKARINASYFVFLPGYSSRAGIEQIDNEELKAFFKIVKKFNDGSQFVVLAHHPEGFLAAQALLRLNELQNQLSNLPCVKNVLSVLNYSFRKPYFDGSKLDEEILTDPEASSFISKDARYVLLHCTLSPGYNEDKALSEIEKVLNDFQDLNALAFGQLVINKHLFREIIHQISIYPAITFLVILLIFYLQTRSLKASLVSLLIPVEANLIVYAVVSSAGIELNTMSVMCVSFLLIIGSAYGLHFYNGVVRFKDRVRQEMFRPIFFSMLTTCVGFLSFLFVEITAFKHLGLMVSSGLALVFLILFTSGYELLREERAVQHRTVLLGFGNERLGRVLLMVSLILVVVTFLSLSRIEVGMDQASYFSKGSDVGRALDILTKQFSYREPVYIMVEKESLFTAKDSQLISELLNELRQIEGVSSVQFPVSYPVPSLVLLSRFQPAIRYFVADGKTVRIVVNMTEQAYRKAGELKNRITQVLKNYPDYHFTVASAAFIVDQINASIVTSQAQSLSVSLLLIFGSVLFAFRNVLLSLLIVVPVLLTAILNFFFIALLGLRLDVATSIVASILVGLVVDYSIHLAHDMRRTRDVSASVKNISMPVLANGLGLIGGFCVLSFSKLALFRNVSLLLILGIGFGLSFTLLSQPILIEWFFKRTTKTERTSCGH
- a CDS encoding amylo-alpha-1,6-glucosidase, producing MKYTFLNNSIVYEHEIPKEYVLSNLELTMILKDGMPHRLFSSKSGLLIEFLNIELQRPAKCSLWPNGCEFESGRASWKIFTSAFSRSILWEIAGTKKLSIEFKAPLEKEFKVPFGATYSFRSPLSVAVNGSEMNISGLVTIETLNCRIENFQRKNDRSFKFELTAEEGKNLKIRFTTEKSSHDEQKENLAYNEFLKRHVPENVNEPVRSLALFALHTALSNWKDLGENFAFVAGVNYSFPPRTYFRDSFWTCLSVLGVRTDLVRNQILTLASAVHDDGCPSGVMFLTEEEKTLLRELRRENRTIMENVRYNNDWWSDHHDSGFLFVLLLSKYVNVTEDVSILKERVDSDTLLDKVVKVLRHAEKFVRDDLFMKPFDCKDWADNVFRNGYVSYDAALHVAALREASKLLSLSGMHETAKRFEEDYLRARRRFNGVLFDDGKGYFVDFIGSYVEDHISLDTVVSIVFDVADERRAISSLLKMEQFLETRNNHQQPYGDWGVMTVWPHYRKRSHLFGKSAFPYRYHNGGCWPYLSCAYALAKARFGLDYTYPLLSWWRYSLERGWVNLVEYYSPCFHRGSLHQAWSGYAAAVISQIERGETEVSKW
- a CDS encoding carbohydrate ABC transporter permease — protein: MKKALLIVLNVSVYLFAFLYISPIVWTIFSSFKEEKDLFSWPPKLISQPTLTNFVQVLHRTQFGLFFRNSFVVSLSATLVTVLISVMGGYALAKYQFRFKNYVSTFILSTLMIPLQVIMVPIYLVLSKLGMINTLWGLIIPPAATPTGIFLAQKYMISAIPDSVIESARIDGANEFQIFFRIVLPLSQPLVAALAVLSFTWRWNDFLWPLIVVGSPKLYTIQLALGTYAGEHIVQWGPLLAMTVLSMVPVLIVFIALQKYFVKGITTGAIK
- a CDS encoding carbohydrate ABC transporter permease, whose amino-acid sequence is MKRQYYAWFFLLPNLVIFTIFVVTPALSSFYFSFTDYDMLRFSGKFVGLSNFRYLFGAESGFPKILLRTFIYSAMVVPLAFFTSLFLAVITSSDLIKGRAFLRALFYWPWLLSPSIIGVSWKWFLDYDAGLINILLLKNNLSPIPWLLDRRLAFLSVVLVTVWNVAGYFMVMFNSALTAIPTEVYEAAALDGAGRWVRFWKIIFPLLRPTAVLVLVLSTIMSMRSFEIIYVFTAGGPGTATTVLAQKIYYTAFLERKLGMASAMSVILFAILVTLSLLQFKILEEEV
- a CDS encoding ABC transporter substrate-binding protein produces the protein MKRLLVVLLAVAAISIFADTVLMWFTDGPDFDLITAQTERFTKQTGEKVVILNLPYYLEYKPKLAAMAKAGSPPDVARETDLLPWVDYAIDLKPLVEKYTGMKFEEWLENVSFYKAGFKKLYEKYNKVVGIPYTSDAHAIFYNKEIFRKAGIEPPKDRPWTIDEWYAAMKKIKQSGAARYALVYDFSPYRFSNLLYVFGGGIWDREGKNIIIDSKESIEALEFFVKLHDEDLIPKAVWLTGDAPAKYFQNGLAAMYVSGTWMLAQFREQLKFDWGVIMWPYKRERAVMTGGKYIVPFTEKGAALAFFLTNEENLAEFAGKLYLIPDRKDLADKVKIEDPLISEVYAVVMKDLAESTRGSMVPDWYDPDTAAIVQANRTVINDHIKAAIAKEKTPEQAFKELAAILRKAAGK
- a CDS encoding ROK family transcriptional regulator, which translates into the protein MLTELEATILRLIRDNPGISRLDIARKLSISKPLVTNVVARLIKMGLVVESGTRKMPAGRPKVSLKFVPDAWYCVGIELEERYFELIVTDLSGRIVHSEQEKIDSLQKDQLIDLCQERVERSLEKNSLPKEKILGVGIGIAGMVDPTSRVVRTAPALGLTNFDLASVLTERLNLNVIVVNRVKAAALAEHRVGAAKGAQNVLFVFIDSGLGSAVLLNGKIYEGFYGKAGEFGWMVTDLDRSEPELCEIEDFGHLARRFSGHAITIRLKDAKVNVEDIFDVQIDGKFECLLISGLRHVAAALANAILLFDPQQIVIKGRIGHKHYERIVEIMIPTLKQILPSQFHENLNLHKGLIEDFDVALGAVFAVQQRFMGL